Within Pseudochaenichthys georgianus unplaced genomic scaffold, fPseGeo1.2 scaffold_469_arrow_ctg1, whole genome shotgun sequence, the genomic segment CTACCCCAGATCCTGCTCTctttctgtgccctgctgtcctcgaccattttgagcctgtatccctcacttctctctcggatgtagtcaagcacctgcggccgacaaactgcacctcagacagcattccctctcgcttcctgagagatgtttttgaatcagttggatcaagtgttttattgcttgtaaacacctctcttactgtagctcaggatgtgtcccagctgccttcaaacatgtcatggttaagccactacttaaaaagaaaaatcttgacccctccattctcgcaaattgtaggcccatctcccagctaccctttttatctaaagccctggagcgagtagtctacgtCCAGCTGCAGTCGTTTTTAACCACACATGGCATCCATGAAAAGTTCCAGTCTGGCTTCAAACCcatgcacagcactgaaacagccctttgaagagtttttaatgatctgctcttagccgccgactcaggtagctcagctgtcctggtgctgttggacctgacagctgccttcgacactgtggaccatagcatcctgttgtcacggcttgaacagtccgcaggcatcacaggctctgcccttgcatggttcaggtcctacctgacagaccgtagcctctcagtgcagttaggtgccttctcctctgccaaagcccctcttacctgagggggttccccaaggctcgattctgggccccatcctttttctactgtacatactcaattctcacaaaacacaatatccccttccattgttatgctgacgatgtacagatctgtctgcctctcaatcaaaatgccaactcactacagcagttgaaggactgcttaacagagattaaatcctggctgagccaaaacttcctcaccctcaacgagagcaagaccgaggtcatcttttttggacccagACCTTCAGCctctccggttgatattctgggctccctcaataaaaacatcctcccctctgtcatgaaccttggagtgaccttcaatagcgcttttacatttgataagcaggtcagcaccgtagtcaagacctgctttttttaaaaatacgactattggctaagactacgtcgtttttatcttttaaagacctagaatGGGTTATaaacgcctttgttacctcgagactggattactgcaacgtatgtgggtatggaccaggcctcaattagacgcctgcagctagtgcagaacgcagctgcacgtcttctaactggccataaaaagcgtgaccacatcaccccaattctggcctcactgcactggcttccaattcggttcagaattgattttaaaatccttttatttgtttttaaacactaaatgggctggctccggcctatatagccgaactcctccatcgctacacagagccttaaggtcggctgatcagctgctgctgatagtgcctaagaccaggctcaaaaacCAGAGGgtaccgagccttcgcagcagctggccccaggctctggaatatTTTGCCCCTCcacgtgaggtcggcccagaccctgggggtttttaaatcaacacttaaaactcactttttctctctggccttcgaGGCTTctcttatcaagaataacttttacccaggaccttttccctctctaacCTCTCGAGGTTTATTAGAGGGAAACGGTTTGCTGAGTGGCTTAGACAGGCCGGGGAGTGTTACGATTCGTAGACACAGCGTACCTTCCTATCTCTCATCAATTTCCAACTAAGGCTCCAGTGGGGACTTTGTTTCCCTgagtgtgcctctccacctatCTTTCTTACTCTcttttgcggctttcacaccagcgcttttcagtttctagctccgagcgggagcttttctggttcagctccggtttcccttttcagctcccgctctgtgcacaccgcccactggcgccccagagctgcccctgctacgtcatgacgtcaccgtgtacatcgctgatttgctccccaacggcacccattacggcgctcacaacaacaacaactgcgtcgggtcgatgatcgtgttgcttttaatcacacgaagccagaataaattgaataacgacttctccaaccttatgcttttctccagagtgccgtggttcattgtttattaatgtgtttctgcagcatttaccgaccgctgcagtgctgctcttccactgagtttattctcccgttagctcccggttagctcacactgcagcggccgctctaaagtattcactgtccgactcacacaagcagctgatgcatatccccagttcccttagcctaagtgaatgtgtgtcagtctgaattgacgctgtttggtatcacaacgctgttatgaaagtttctctggtataaaacgggtgatgttggcatagcaaccgaagctaaactgactacttgcatccgatagctgcaataatacaaaacaacacgtctgcctctctccacaatgatcgataacagcgaacagatggtcaaagtaaggtagagataaacagaatcacacgaagcctggttagtgttgcctgactttataaaatgtgtttataggcactactgcttgtaggcaggcataacagtcgacccatgggaggtgggtttagtttcctgcacgcctcgacgtaagagagacgtaagcgacgtcacctcttagctccaaagctcttgcctctggaccgacaattttttggcgctggaaatgaagcggattccggagctaagagccggcgcagctccggtgtgaactggaaaacccggcgcttttcaggctctagctccgagccggagctgaaaaggcgctggtgtgaaaggggcattactTGCTACCCTTTGCTCTCAACCTATTCTAAGGGAGTTTGTATTGAGCAAGGGGCACATTGCTCTGTATGAACTGGGGGTGAATGGTGACTTgttgtatgtaaagcgctttgaggggtgagaGACGGATAAAGCACTTTATAAATACAGTCCATTCACCAGTACATGAAATAAACAGCTCTAATATCACTGACGGTACTTTACTACGTGCTGTTCCTTTAACTGAGAGCGACGAGTTGTGTTTGTAACCTGGTGACTTTAGTGAAGTCTCGCTCACTAGAACCCACATAGCAACATTCTTTAAAGTGACCGTCACCCTGACTCTGAACGCTTCAGTTAGTGATCTGTAATTAACTCTGGTTTGAATGAGTCGTTAAACGATTCATTAAACAGATCAACCAGAACTCTAACTCTTACCTTTTCATATAATACATCATCATTCTGTCAGCATTTATCACGTCTATATTTCCTTCTGCTTTTTTTCCCGAACAACTGCAGATTCAAACCAATACTTCCCCATTGTCAGAGCTGGAGATGAAGTCACTTTGCCGTGTGCCAATGAGATAGAGGGTCGGGATGAGTGTGGGGGTACTACCTGGCTCTTCAGGGATTCAAAACTTCCAGCTGCAGTGACGCTGTTTGAAGGCAGACAGATTCAGAACGAAGCCAAAGCTAAATCAGACGGACTGAGAGTTACAGAGAAATGTGCTCTGGTTATAAAGAAGGTCACAGAGGAGGATGCTGGAGGTTACACCTGCAGCCAGTTCAGATCAGGAACATATCTTTCAGACTCTCATGTTGATCTGTCTGTTGTCACCAGTGAGTATTTACATCATGATGTTTTCAAACTGTCTTGTtaaaacaatatgctaaaacaTTACAATAATAATGATTACAGTGATGAAGTTAATGTTACTCTTGTTGTCTTTTCTCTCTCAATATCTCCGTCTTCAGTGACTGAGCAGCAGGACAACGATGAGGTGACGTTAGACTGCTCTGTGTCACATGTACGGTGTAGACACTCAGTGAAGTGGCTGCTTCAGGGTCGAGATGTGGATAAAGATCACAGAGAGATAAAGACATCAGCGTCTCTCTGCTCTGCCTCTGTGACATTTCTGACTTCTCTCTTTAGTTACGCATCACGGTCTGAGTTGTTTACTTGTGAAGTAACTGATGGTGACACGAGAGAAGTGCAGGTGTTCCCCTTCAGCCCTCAGTCCTCAGGTGAGAACATGATGATCTGTTTAAAGTCACTTCTTACTGGTGTAAAAAAAATACTtcaatatttgtttattttatagACGTTTAAAATTGAATAGTTTGTTAAGTTTTGTTCATCTGTTTAGGAGAGGACAAAAAACCAGCAACAAccaaaacaacaacagcaacgacaacaacaacaacgacgaCAGCAGCAGCTAAAATCAACAAAAAACCAGGTAAGGTTTAATGTATTTACTTGTAAAGTGTGTGATGGTCACAGGACAGAACCTCAGCTGGTTCTCTTCAGTCCTCAGGTGAGAACATGATGAGCCGTTTAAAATCATTCATCCTGATGCGTCACATCTTTATGTCGTGATGTCAGATGTTTACATTTGATTTGATAACTGAACAGCTTGTTGTTATTTTATTCATGAAGGTGAGGACGCAGGGAAGGTGACTACAGTGTCAACAACATGGACAGCAGTGAGAATGAGAGCAGCCGGAGAGACGACCAACACTGCACCTGAAGACAATCAGACAGAACGAGAGGACAACAATAAAGGTAGAGAGAGAAGAGAATATACATTCACAGTTAGAAAAGAAGCACACATGCAGGatatacaggtgtgtgtgtgtactatacACACCTTGATGTACTGGAAGATGATAAGGAGTGGACTCAGATCCAACATAGTTTATAAAGGTAACATTTTATGTAGATAAAAAAGAACTGTGTGGATTATAAATAAGTTGTGTGTATCTGTATGTTCTGCATGTGTCCCTGTGTGAAGGTGACGAGGAAGCATTAAACAGCCAAGAGACATTTTGTTCATTCAGATTTGAGAGATAAAGAGATAAAAACCTCTGACTATATTTAACTcttcggtaccactttacaatcaGACTAACCTAATAAAGggttacgaatagtttgtaatttatTAATtgggttgtgaacactttataaatcattaataagcttttataagacatgagataaacagggcaactgtgaccggttgcttgccaaatagtgagcccacgtttatctgtactgctaagccttatgttggctacctagcttacttcgtctcctTCATCAGCCAGGATCCTTGGTATGtgttgctcactgagttgattctcgctaagtagccactataaggcttagtcatcttgccaaatagtgagcgtGTGTTGATGAATGcaaactatgttagaactggtttattaatggttcttaatgattaataaagtgtctaCAACCTAATTCATGACCTAATTagaaaccctttatgaatcctttatgagggtagtcttattgtaaagtggtaccaacTCTTCTAACTTCTCTTTTCCAGGTCGCTTGAGGCTCATCATCGTGTCTGTGGGTTTAGCGGCTCTCATCATCACCGTGGTTACAGTCAACATATGGACAAGAGCTAAAGGTGAGACATTTTCACAgatgaaatagaaaatatagaAATAAAGGTGAAATCTAATATCAACTTGTTTTGTCCTTTTTTCAGGGAGCAAAGCACAGACGGAAGAAAACATGGTGAGTTTGAACATTGCATAATTAAATGTGTGTATTATTTGCTCTCCAATTTTAACAATGGATATATGACAGGCAGAAGAAGATGCAACAATAGATTAATTTAGAATATTTATTTATCCAAATTAAATGATCTCAGCAAAGCTAAACAGTTCATTAACCAAAATAACAGAAAACAGCAACACAATTAAATGAATGCTCAATAAGGAGGCTTCAAAGTGACCATGTAGTTGAATCAACAGCTCTTTATAATGCTTACAATTAAATGAAATGCAGCCAGTGGTAGcctgtagatgttaaagagaagaggccccaagatggagccctgaggaaccccacatgtcatgtTGGTCCACTGAGATGTGTAGTttcctgtcctttaagtaggattcaaaccaaattTGAACTGTTGCCGAAAgccccacccagttttccagtcggtctagaaATATATTgtggaaaataaaaataaaacaggaaaaaacGGACAGATCGTGACGAGTAGACATGCTCAAGTAAAGTCCTTCAAAAAGATATACTTAAGTGCAGAACCTGAGTAAATGTGCTAAGTTACTGTCCAGCTCTGATCTGTGTTTTTACCATGTCTTTGTTCCCTGTTGACAGGAGCAGATtgatgaagatgaagatgaGGTGGACTATGAAAACGATGGAGAGGCTTCTGCCTCTGTGTGACTGATCAACAACATCAACTCCCCTCAGAGTCCACTGCTGTCAAATATCACCTCCTCATATGTTACAGGAGAACCATTTCTGATGACTGAGAACACCTGAGCCCCACGAGAGGCCCTTCAGAAACTCACCTCCATGTGATAGGAAACACAGCTTTCTATATTATATTCATTCATTTATGATTTAATGTCCTTTAATTATGCTCTCACATCCCCATACATAGTTATACTACTGCTTAAACTTAAAACTTCCAGCTGTTTATTCTGTTTATAATGTCTTCTTATTACCAGTACTTGTACTCAcagtatatattttattcttatATATTCACTTCTTACTGTAACTTCTGCACATGTTCATACATATCAGTGTTGGGTTGAATTCACAACATATCTAAATTGTAAAATGATCCCTAATCCATATTTTTTCATTGTGCTCTCTCGGGATTAGTCAAACTTGGttcaatacattttaagaaaggaTTTTaatggcagtggctcagtctgtaggggcttggactgtgagccgtagggtagccggttcaagtccccgaacagacctaaatatggagtgtggactgctacttggagaggtcccagttcaccttctgccctgccgtggtgctcttgagcaaggcaccagacaaacccccccccccccactcccattgctccctgggcgctgtgcaatagctgcccactgctcctagtactagactcctggtaagaggatgggttaaaagcagagaacaaatttcactgtgtgtgctgtgtgctctgcatgtgaccactaaagagggtttcatccctcccattctattctattctatcaTGGTTGTTGCAATTAATGATTCATAAAATGTCTTATAATTAGCATATCCTTACACCTACGTTATACCTGTACTTTGTAACTGCTGCACATGCTCATGCATCTGATCAATAGTCTACACAATATATTTACTTTACTCACTTTTTACTTATGTACTCCTAAACCTGAAATGCCTACAGTATGTTAGGATGTTTTAATTAGCATGAGTCCTAATGGAATATGCTACTCCTTTTTTTTTACTACAGCTTTAATGATATATTATCCAAATAAAAAGTGTTATAATgagttgtgtttctctctctatctccaacAAACTGACAACACAACGCTCTGTTGGGTTTAACACCTCTCTCTGCCCTGGCTCTCACTTTGTAAACAACATACAGTTTGTTTCAGAGCCAAGGAAGGTGTCGCACATTAGTGGAGCTGTGGTGATATCCTGGGATCAGGTATGAGGCAAGAAATAAAGTGATACACTTTGATCTGACTTACGTACTCTTATGcgttcttggagagtgcatcAGAGCGTCATAGAGGAAGCTCTAAGAAAGGCACATCAAGAAGAGGCTAACAAACCTGGCTAGACCTATAGACCTTTTCAAATCCCCTGATCAACATCCTATCAGCTTTCAGTTTGGTCCTCAGGTTCAGTCTGCGCTTCATCTGTTGAGCAGAACCGCATTTTGCCAGTTtttccttggctccaaaaacaattacctcagttttatctttgtttatatagaaatgtatttattaggataaaccccttgagatgcaccatctcgtttttaaGAGGGTCCCGCCAAAAGCAACATacatgaacaaaataacagaaaGCAAAGCATGACAAACAAGGACAAACCACGTACAGTCTGTTAAGTACAATTCATGAAGTAATATACAGACAGTAATGTCTAATAGATCCGTTTCATCATCAATAACAAGAGCAGAGCAGCTGAAAGTGAGATGATAATGCTTAAACATACCCAACGATGCAAGGGATCGAATTGTAGCAGGtataagaaattaaaatcaatgtttaatgaTGTAATATAGTTTAAACATACAGTAATTTTATGAATGTTTATTGTTAtaactgttttattttgaaaacatttccggttagcatttgcTTGtggttacattttattttgaaaagctatTTCCGGAAAAGATCTCCGAAGTGCCAACAGTAAGCTTGACTTCTGGTTTTCTGTAAAACACGATTACAGCCGTTAAAAAGACTCCATTGTCTCTTactttttaagcttctctcctgggacGCGGGAACAACGAACAAAGCTACAGTAATACAGGTTAAGTAACAGTCTGTTGGGGCTTTAAACATGAACGCCCTTCCGCCAATACTTTTTTTTGCAGAGGGGAGTGGACAGAGGAATAAATCTGGACAGAGTGTCTAACTTGATAATTAGACGAGTAAGAGACAAAATACGGCTTTAAATAAGGGTTTAATTGAAGAAAGTGCTGACACATACAgtaattgatttgttcaatgcacttcctcagtgtttgaattggagcatagtctcctgttgAAATGGTtaagtaaatgtgtgtgtcatctgcatagctttGGTATcttatttagttgtttttcattttctgagccagtggtagcatgtagacgttaaagagaagaggccccaggatggagccttgacgtgtcatatttgtcaactcagatgtgtagtGACCTATAGAAAGcaaactgctctttattagtcacattaataatttaataatcaatgttctctctgctggtaaagtaatgtgtttttttctattttaagagggatcagtaaggtaaggctaccgtgacggtttgattcagaaggagtttaatggataagatccctgatgttgaggtgaccagaatgtttatttccactgtgtacaacatgttgtaAGGGACCCACGatctatctttatgcaagggataatgtgcagccatGCGGTGTCTATGGGGAAGAGAACACCCaaatctagatccctctgcaggtggtactttaactatattttgatgctaatatttttgtacttttacttgtaacattttgaatgcaggactttttattgtaactgagtattcctacactctggtacttttactcaagtacaagatctgaacttctcccacctctgacaataaatcctgagtggttaccaaaaagAAAACCTGCtctgaaggttattttcatttttcaaatcctgcactcggctttgctttctccaatatcattgaaatgcagccagacgctgcttctttttttggttttcgctaatttcttgaatttttccgacgcgcttgcatttaaatccgtctccacgtcgctctgtgcagctggcctgtaccactacacctgctgtaccccccacccttctttcacataatggtatgatcctagtgtgtcctcgtatatgattggccgcatggtggcccagctaaataaagacccgcccctgcctgcaaggattctcagcaagagtaggggcggctgaagattctgctctccccaaCGGGAGTCTTCTCTTCTAGCGGCATCTCGtgatcggcgtgttggagacctctgaattaaagtatcaagtcacctcaagtcagaggctcaagtccaagtcaagtcccgagtcattggtgttcaagtccaagtcgagtcgcaagtgttttgtgattttgtcaagtcgagtctcaagtcatcaaattggtgactcgagtccaagtcatgtgactcgagtccacacctctggttTTTACCATGTGTTTGTTCTTCAAAGACATCGTAAACCAAGTTTTTCCTGtcttttaagtaggattcaaaccgatttagaactgtttccgaaagtcacACCCAGATCAGGTTTAGGAACCCCATTTTGCCTGCAGATCTGCGTCAGACTCTTTATCCTTCTGTCAAGATGCTAACAACGCCTGTTTCTCCTGCCGAGGTGTGGAAGCCCCCTGTTCCCCTGCTCCATCGAAGAGGACTCGGCTTCGTTCTGCAATATCTGAG encodes:
- the LOC117442761 gene encoding uncharacterized protein isoform X3, encoding MSGFRRIVMSSFLMLLLHFPDSNQYFPIVRAGDEVTLPCANEIEGRDECGGTTWLFRDSKLPAAVTLFEGRQIQNEAKAKSDGLRVTEKCALVIKKVTEEDAGGYTCSQFRSGTYLSDSHVDLSVVTMTEQQDNDEVTLDCSVSHVRCRHSVKWLLQGRDVDKDHREIKTSASLCSASVTFLTSLFSYASRSELFTCEVTDGDTREVQVFPFSPQSSGEDAGKVTTVSTTWTAVRMRAAGETTNTAPEDNQTEREDNNKGRLRLIIVSVGLAALIITVVTVNIWTRAKGSKAQTEENMEQIDEDEDEVDYENDGEASASV
- the LOC117442761 gene encoding uncharacterized protein isoform X1 — protein: MSGFRRIVMSSFLMLLLHFPDSNQYFPIVRAGDEVTLPCANEIEGRDECGGTTWLFRDSKLPAAVTLFEGRQIQNEAKAKSDGLRVTEKCALVIKKVTEEDAGGYTCSQFRSGTYLSDSHVDLSVVTMTEQQDNDEVTLDCSVSHVRCRHSVKWLLQGRDVDKDHREIKTSASLCSASVTFLTSLFSYASRSELFTCEVTDGDTREVQVFPFSPQSSGEDKKPATTKTTTATTTTTTTTAAAKINKKPGEDAGKVTTVSTTWTAVRMRAAGETTNTAPEDNQTEREDNNKGRLRLIIVSVGLAALIITVVTVNIWTRAKGSKAQTEENMEQIDEDEDEVDYENDGEASASV
- the LOC117442761 gene encoding uncharacterized protein isoform X2, with protein sequence MSGFRRIVMSSFLMLLLHFPDSNQYFPIVRAGDEVTLPCANEIEGRDECGGTTWLFRDSKLPAAVTLFEGRQIQNEAKAKSDGLRVTEKCALVIKKVTEEDAGGYTCSQFRSGTYLSDSHVDLSVVTMTEQQDNDEVTLDCSVSHVRCRHSVKWLLQGRDVDKDHREIKTSASLCSASVTFLTSLFSYASRSELFTCEVTDGDTREVQVFPFSPQSSGEDKKPATTKTTTATTTTTTTTAAAKINKKPGEDAGKVTTVSTTWTAVRMRAAGETTNTAPEDNQTEREDNNKGRLRLIIVSVGLAALIITVVTVNIWTRAKGSKAQTEENMIDEDEDEVDYENDGEASASV